In the genome of Raphanus sativus cultivar WK10039 chromosome 9, ASM80110v3, whole genome shotgun sequence, the window GGTATACCATGGTCAAATAAATTGCATTTCAGTAAATCTATAgcggaaaatgaaaacaaaaaaatggagTCGGAGTATAGCTTTcgtttagtttaatttaaatgaagATTAAGCAATTTGATGTACTTAATAACGAGGATCCCTCTCTCTATCAGCCTTTCTATATAAAACGCAATAAAAGAAGTAACAAATACCATAAGTGGTATAGTCTATAGGCCGATTCATTTCACTATCTCTCCTTTTATATTCCTCTACTCTTTATCGGTTTGATTCTTCGACTCACACAAAGAGTTGTGAGATCTCTACTTCTCAATTATGATGTCAAGAAGAAACTAAATAGGAACAACCAAAGTTTAAGCAAACATTGTCTTGTCTTCTGTTCAAAAACAGGAGAAAAAATGTCTTGTAATAATGGAATGTCTTTCTTCCCTTCAAATTTCATGATCCAAGCTTCTTACGAAGACGATCATCCTCATCAATCTCCATCTCTTGCACCTCTCCTTCCCTCTTGCTCCATACCTCAAGATCTCAATGGTATACACACACGCACACACACAAACACTCTCACTTACTCACGTCCTCTGTATTCTAAAAACTCTGTTTTCTTGCTGTTTCTAGGGTTTGCTTCGTTTCTAGGTAAGAGATCTCCAATAGAAGTGGGGAACAATATGAACGGAGAAGAGGAGTATTCAGATGATGGGTCTCACATgggagagaagaagaggagattgAACATGGAGCAAGTGAAGACGTTGGAGAAGACTTTCGAGCTTGGAAACAAACTTGAACCAGAGAGGAAAATGCAGTTGGCTCGTGCCTTGGGTTTACAGCCAAGACAGATCGCGATTTGGTTTCAGAACAGAAGAGCTCGCTGGAAAACAAAGCAGCTCGAGAAAGATTACGATACTCTTAAACAACAATTCGATGCCCTAAAAGCTGATAATGATCTTCTTCGAACTCATAATCAGAAACTCCAAGCTGAGGTAATTAATCTCACAgctttactttttaaaattgaaaattttacttaaatacggtttgttttattaaaaagtaatggaatatattatatttcctATTTGGATAAATAGGAGTTTATAGACTTAGACTTTTTTGGTTCAGAGTCTCATAATGTCTTCATagggtaattttttttttaaatgataataattattGGATCGAAGTTGCATTCAAGTAAGGTTACTAAACTCGACATGATTCGTGACTTTTTAAACATCATTATCTTTTTTTCCCCCTCTTGTCTGAAAAAGAGATCTGAAAACAATAGCTTTGTTGTGCTTATCACATTATACAGTACTCTTCTTTTCTAAACTCGAATCTAATATGTTTCATAAATGTGTTTTGAAACTTCAGATAATGGGActaaaaaacaaagaacaaatagAATCAATAAATTTGAACAAAGAGACGGAAGGATCTTGCAGTAACAGAAGCGATAATAGTTCCGACAATCTCAGACTTGATATCTCGACTGCCCCGCCATCAGTAGACAGCACAACAACCGGCGTCCACCCACCAGCACAGCAGACAGTCGGCCGACACTTCTTCCCACCGTCACCAGCAGCCGCTACGACCACCACGGCGACGATGCAGTTCTTCCAAAAC includes:
- the LOC108824012 gene encoding homeobox-leucine zipper protein ATHB-13: MSCNNGMSFFPSNFMIQASYEDDHPHQSPSLAPLLPSCSIPQDLNGFASFLGKRSPIEVGNNMNGEEEYSDDGSHMGEKKRRLNMEQVKTLEKTFELGNKLEPERKMQLARALGLQPRQIAIWFQNRRARWKTKQLEKDYDTLKQQFDALKADNDLLRTHNQKLQAEIMGLKNKEQIESINLNKETEGSCSNRSDNSSDNLRLDISTAPPSVDSTTTGVHPPAQQTVGRHFFPPSPAAATTTTATMQFFQNSSSGQSMVKEENSISNMLCGMDDHSGFWPWLDQQQYN